The following is a genomic window from Sphingobacterium spiritivorum.
ACGTGACTTTGAGGATATTCTGTTGAAGCCAAGCTATCTGCAGAAGTATAACGGAATCGATATGTCTACCACGATTTTCGGACATAAGTATGATGCTCCTTTCGGTATTTCTCCAATCGGTCTGCAAGGACTGATGTGGCCTAATGCTCCGGAAATTCTGGCGAAGGCTGCAGCCAGACACAATGTACCTTACATTCTTAGCACCGTTTCGACAAGTAGTATAGAACGTATTGCGGAAGTATCGGGTGGTAAAGCCTGGTTCCAGTTGTACCATCCGACCGAAAACAGATTACGTGACGATATTATCAAAAGATTACAGGATGTAGAATGCCCTGTGTTGGTTGTTCTTATTGATGTACCTTCTTTCGGTTTGCGTTACAGAGAGATCAAGAGTGGTCTTTCGATGCCGCCTAAAATGAATATCAGCAATATATTTCAGGCATCTATCCGTCCCGTGTGGGGTATTGAAACGCTGAGAAACGGTATTCCGAGTTTCGCAACATTAAAGCCGTATATGGAAAAGGGGCTTAATATGAGTCAGCTGGGACAGTTTATGAACCGTACGTTCACAGGACGTGTAGATATTGAAAAGATCAAAGCAATACGTGATATGTGGAAAGGTAAACTTGTGTTGAAAGGAGTTGTCACGGAAGAAGATATGAGAGCCTGTATAGAGATGGGTGTAGACGGAGTTATCGTTTCGAATCATGGCGGACGTCAGGTTGATGCCGGAGAATCATCGATTGCATCACTACAGCGATTAGCGAAGGATCCGGAATTTACAAATAAGATCACTATCATGATGGATGGCGGACTTCGTTCAGGACCGGATATTGGCCGTGCTCTGGCAAGTGGCGCTGAATTTGCTTTTATGGGAAGGCCATTTATGTATGGTGTGGGAGCTTTAGGAACAAAAGGAGGCGATCATACTATTGCCATGTTTAAAGCGCAGCTTAAGCAGGTGATGGAACAGATCTCTTGTGAAAAAATAGTAGATTTTCCACATTCCCTGATCAAATAGTTGTAAACATATTACAAAATATAAAAAGGCTGATTCATCATTTGAATCAGCCTTTTTTAGTGGGTTATCTCCCTTCTGTAAAAGTAATGTGACGTAGATCGAAATTCAGGATGGTGCAGGATGCTGTTTTATGCAAGGTGGGTTATCTTGCGGTAAATAACCAATCAAAAAATTGATACAGCAAATGAAAAATGGAAACATTGTTTTTTGCTAACAACTGGTAAACCGGATTTCTAATGATTTACAACAGAAAGAAATTTTTAACACTTT
Proteins encoded in this region:
- a CDS encoding alpha-hydroxy acid oxidase; its protein translation is MESPNLLKYDPRYPSVADLKKRAKQRIPKFAFDYLEGGCNEEVNLRRNERDFEDILLKPSYLQKYNGIDMSTTIFGHKYDAPFGISPIGLQGLMWPNAPEILAKAAARHNVPYILSTVSTSSIERIAEVSGGKAWFQLYHPTENRLRDDIIKRLQDVECPVLVVLIDVPSFGLRYREIKSGLSMPPKMNISNIFQASIRPVWGIETLRNGIPSFATLKPYMEKGLNMSQLGQFMNRTFTGRVDIEKIKAIRDMWKGKLVLKGVVTEEDMRACIEMGVDGVIVSNHGGRQVDAGESSIASLQRLAKDPEFTNKITIMMDGGLRSGPDIGRALASGAEFAFMGRPFMYGVGALGTKGGDHTIAMFKAQLKQVMEQISCEKIVDFPHSLIK